The following proteins are encoded in a genomic region of Phycisphaera sp.:
- a CDS encoding prepilin-type N-terminal cleavage/methylation domain-containing protein, whose amino-acid sequence MRARAYTLLEVLVVVAILGTAAAMVVPSMSSAGNLRIQAAVREMVADITFAQSDAVAYQTRRAIVFFESEGRYVLCEVRGSVIDPDVDALFDITRDGARYDVTFDEDRTAGAAIIEVDFDGDNILIFDELGGPVETATGDRPSSGGVIRIRDAIGQTFRITVEAYTGRVLVERE is encoded by the coding sequence ATGCGCGCTCGCGCGTACACCTTGCTCGAAGTGCTGGTGGTCGTTGCCATTCTCGGGACGGCCGCCGCGATGGTGGTCCCGTCGATGAGTTCGGCGGGCAACCTACGCATCCAGGCCGCGGTCCGCGAAATGGTGGCCGACATCACCTTCGCCCAGAGCGACGCCGTGGCGTACCAGACCCGCCGTGCGATCGTCTTCTTCGAGAGCGAGGGCCGGTACGTGCTGTGCGAGGTCCGCGGTTCGGTGATCGATCCGGACGTCGATGCGCTCTTCGATATCACCCGCGATGGGGCGCGGTACGACGTGACCTTCGATGAAGACCGGACCGCCGGCGCCGCGATCATCGAGGTCGATTTCGATGGCGATAACATCCTGATCTTCGACGAGCTCGGCGGTCCCGTCGAGACCGCGACGGGCGATCGGCCCAGTTCTGGCGGCGTGATCCGCATCCGCGACGCCATCGGCCAGACCTTCCGCATCACCGTCGAAGCCTACACCGGCCGCGTCCTGGTCGAGCGCGAGTAG